A region from the Paludicola sp. MB14-C6 genome encodes:
- a CDS encoding TIGR03936 family radical SAM-associated protein, which produces MNTKQIPISEMINIRVFYNKKSRAKYISHLDITRCMQRALKRAGLPIWYTEGFNPHIYLTFALPLSLGYESESESMDLRLVTEVPFEEVKDCLNRALPPDIRVTKVQLQKNKPDVIKTALYEITLKSDTVTGQVLKDCLDHMFSEEKIEVVKKTKKGNKMIDIKPDLEIQSIEVLDYAIHIELIASAGIEKNINPTLMTDELIGKYNLEDIQTSVMRKAIYDANGNEFE; this is translated from the coding sequence TTGAATACTAAACAAATTCCAATTAGCGAAATGATTAACATTCGTGTGTTCTATAATAAAAAGTCAAGAGCAAAATATATTTCTCACCTTGATATCACTCGTTGTATGCAAAGGGCATTAAAGCGCGCGGGTTTACCGATTTGGTACACAGAAGGCTTTAACCCTCATATTTACTTAACCTTCGCATTACCTCTTTCTTTAGGATATGAGAGCGAAAGTGAATCAATGGATTTGCGCTTGGTGACTGAAGTCCCATTTGAAGAAGTAAAAGATTGCTTAAATCGTGCTTTGCCACCGGATATTAGAGTAACCAAAGTGCAACTACAAAAAAACAAGCCGGATGTTATTAAAACTGCGCTTTATGAAATTACATTAAAGAGCGATACAGTAACAGGACAGGTTTTAAAAGATTGCTTAGACCATATGTTTTCTGAAGAAAAAATTGAAGTCGTAAAGAAAACAAAAAAAGGCAACAAGATGATTGATATTAAACCTGACTTAGAAATTCAATCTATTGAAGTACTAGATTATGCAATTCATATTGAGTTGATTGCAAGTGCGGGAATTGAAAAAAATATCAATCCAACGTTGATGACGGATGAATTGATTGGTAAATATAATTTAGAAGATATTCAAACTTCCGTTATGCGTAAAGCAATTTATGATGCAAACGGAAACGAGTTTGAGTAG
- a CDS encoding 2-isopropylmalate synthase: MRIIKIFDTTLRDGEQAPGCTMNVKEKVELARQLEALGVDVIEAGFAISSEKDFEAVSEVSKVIQKATVVSLCRLVKEDIDRSFEALKDAAHPRLHLFIATSDIHLEYKLQMTREQVLQAVKEQVAYAKTLCDDVEFSAEDASRSDRTFLTTVYQAAVESGATVINIPDTVGYATPQEMYELVSEIKQAIHNEAVTISVHCHNDLGLAVACTLASVKAGATQVECTVNGIGERAGNAALEEIVMGLDTRAEYFQGKTHINTKQIYRTSKLLSTITGIAIPPNKPIVGANAFSHESGIHQHGVMRNANTYEIMSSSQIGIPQNKMVLGKHSGKHAFQERLLTLGYLLSDHDLQKAFESFKKLCDKKKNVTDKDIEALVSENATTMQKAYEYISFVINSGNTITSTANVKLLVGEEEIEKVAVGDGPVDACFRAINKIVKKEIHLENYTIQSVTDGVDALGEVVVKVRSKHGMITGRGLSTDIIEASIKAYLNAINKI; encoded by the coding sequence ATGAGAATAATAAAAATTTTCGATACCACATTGCGTGATGGAGAACAAGCACCCGGCTGCACAATGAATGTCAAAGAGAAAGTGGAACTGGCTCGTCAACTTGAAGCATTAGGAGTCGATGTCATAGAAGCCGGTTTTGCGATCTCTTCTGAGAAGGATTTTGAAGCTGTATCTGAAGTTTCAAAAGTCATTCAAAAAGCAACGGTAGTTAGTTTGTGCCGCTTAGTAAAGGAAGATATTGACCGCTCATTTGAGGCATTAAAAGATGCAGCTCATCCTCGACTACATTTGTTTATAGCAACAAGTGATATTCATTTAGAATATAAGCTGCAAATGACAAGAGAACAAGTGTTACAAGCAGTCAAAGAGCAGGTAGCTTATGCTAAAACGCTATGTGATGATGTTGAGTTTTCAGCAGAAGATGCTTCTCGAAGCGACAGGACTTTTTTAACGACAGTTTATCAAGCGGCGGTTGAATCGGGTGCAACGGTTATTAACATACCTGATACAGTAGGCTATGCAACACCGCAAGAGATGTACGAATTGGTATCGGAAATCAAACAAGCAATTCACAATGAAGCTGTTACAATTTCTGTTCATTGTCATAATGATTTAGGGCTTGCGGTTGCTTGTACGTTAGCCTCCGTTAAAGCAGGCGCAACGCAAGTGGAATGCACAGTGAATGGAATCGGTGAGCGTGCGGGTAATGCTGCTTTAGAAGAGATTGTAATGGGACTTGATACTCGAGCAGAATATTTTCAAGGGAAAACTCATATCAATACCAAACAGATTTATCGAACCAGTAAATTGCTTTCAACGATAACAGGTATAGCAATTCCACCGAATAAGCCAATAGTGGGGGCAAATGCATTTTCCCATGAAAGCGGCATTCATCAACATGGGGTTATGCGAAATGCCAATACTTATGAGATTATGTCATCTTCTCAAATCGGCATTCCACAAAATAAAATGGTGTTAGGCAAACATTCAGGCAAACATGCATTTCAAGAGCGCTTGTTGACTTTGGGCTATTTACTTTCAGACCATGATTTACAAAAAGCGTTTGAGAGCTTTAAAAAATTATGTGATAAGAAAAAGAATGTTACCGATAAAGATATTGAGGCATTGGTTAGTGAAAATGCAACAACAATGCAAAAAGCGTATGAGTATATTAGCTTTGTCATTAACTCAGGTAACACAATTACTTCAACTGCGAATGTAAAGTTATTAGTAGGTGAAGAAGAAATAGAAAAGGTTGCAGTGGGCGATGGCCCGGTTGATGCATGCTTTAGAGCCATTAACAAGATTGTTAAAAAAGAAATTCATTTGGAAAACTATACGATTCAATCTGTCACAGATGGCGTGGATGCGTTGGGAGAAGTTGTTGTTAAGGTTCGATCCAAACATGGTATGATTACTGGAAGAGGTTTGAGCACCGATATTATTGAAGCAAGTATAAAAGCATATCTAAATGCAATTAACAAAATATAG
- a CDS encoding GNAT family N-acetyltransferase — protein sequence MERLHLHIPTVQELWYREHILSDADTMSYNKGYQLEFLGYNNDSGCISFPKTQWKDWYNWFVCGVPDRFYSYIVRNEDNAFIGDVNIHKSNNDDCYEMGIVIESKYRGMGYANEALKLLLEQAFEVFNAKAVHNNFEISREAAIKAHLSAGFLVNREENGIIDLVISRAQYDLFNSQNQCN from the coding sequence ATGGAGAGATTACATTTACATATACCAACAGTTCAAGAACTATGGTATCGAGAACACATCTTAAGTGATGCAGATACTATGAGCTATAATAAAGGATATCAATTAGAATTTTTGGGCTACAATAATGACAGCGGCTGTATTTCTTTTCCTAAAACTCAGTGGAAAGATTGGTATAATTGGTTTGTTTGCGGTGTGCCAGATCGCTTCTATTCTTATATCGTTCGAAATGAAGATAATGCTTTTATTGGTGACGTTAATATTCATAAGAGTAATAATGATGATTGTTATGAGATGGGTATTGTTATTGAATCAAAATATCGAGGTATGGGCTATGCAAATGAAGCGCTGAAATTGTTGCTTGAACAAGCGTTTGAAGTTTTCAATGCAAAAGCGGTACATAATAATTTTGAAATTAGTAGAGAGGCAGCGATAAAAGCGCATCTTTCTGCTGGATTTTTAGTGAATAGAGAAGAGAATGGAATTATTGACCTTGTAATTAGTAGAGCACAATATGATTTGTTTAATAGTCAAAATCAGTGTAACTAG
- a CDS encoding [Fe-Fe] hydrogenase large subunit C-terminal domain-containing protein, translating to MSIISIDTTKCVGCNSCVRVCPTHIANIAKINNQGKLIIEIDDEKCIKCGECIKACSHGARNYEDDTLRFLKDVELGKPFTVLVAPAIKVSFGDQWKNVVAWLRSIGVEKIIDGSFGADICTWAHIKLVKEKKINHLISQPCAAVTNYILKYKPKLFENLSPVHSSILCAAIYTKKYLNFNGNYAALTPCIAKKDEFLQTGIIDYNVTFDHLQKMLESKQVNLSDFSCKDSELFDNELSMDGALYPRPGGLKKNLQAQMPHLSVINSEGAQKVYDAIDAYENEPEENLPVVFDILNCDFGCCSGPAVGTSHSVFSMYHTMHDVQHDVQKLRASKQRHGKDQQYKQFDKELSIQDFLRTYPTDFVELQELTENEMEQVFQSMSKFNENERHIDCHACGYRSCYDMAKAVAMGHNVAENCMQKARIAAELNNQNVTQMNEEVMSITLKLREMSQMLTTNVQAVIDEVQQIDIVNEKNNDDMNTVSTDIIKLSELTKQIDQAIVNINASVMSYNTMTHAVSKIANQTNILSLNASIEAARVGVAGKGFAVVAEEVRNLAANSKKAVSSAEICNKQVQTAIEDINHIVEIINKTVNTLLTMVKSMSENIHYVNESGTSIFLSIGEVSDISENVNQLILQTNEILK from the coding sequence ATGAGTATTATTTCTATTGATACAACGAAATGTGTTGGCTGTAATTCCTGTGTTCGGGTTTGCCCAACTCATATTGCAAATATTGCTAAGATAAATAATCAAGGAAAACTGATAATTGAAATCGATGACGAAAAATGTATTAAATGCGGTGAATGTATCAAGGCGTGTAGTCATGGTGCAAGAAATTATGAAGATGATACACTTCGCTTTTTAAAAGATGTTGAATTAGGCAAGCCATTTACTGTTTTAGTTGCACCTGCAATTAAGGTTTCTTTCGGTGACCAATGGAAAAACGTAGTTGCATGGCTAAGAAGTATTGGTGTTGAAAAAATAATTGATGGTTCTTTTGGCGCAGATATTTGCACTTGGGCACATATTAAGTTAGTGAAAGAGAAAAAGATTAACCATCTGATTTCGCAGCCTTGTGCTGCTGTTACGAATTATATATTAAAATATAAACCAAAGCTATTTGAAAATCTTTCTCCTGTGCATAGCTCAATTTTATGTGCGGCGATTTATACGAAAAAATACTTAAATTTCAATGGTAACTATGCTGCATTGACTCCTTGCATTGCAAAAAAAGATGAATTTTTGCAAACGGGTATTATTGATTATAATGTTACATTTGATCATTTACAAAAAATGCTAGAATCAAAGCAAGTAAATCTATCTGATTTTTCTTGTAAGGATAGTGAGCTATTTGACAATGAATTATCTATGGATGGCGCATTATATCCACGTCCGGGTGGATTAAAGAAAAACTTACAAGCTCAAATGCCTCATCTATCCGTAATTAACTCAGAGGGAGCTCAAAAAGTATATGATGCAATTGATGCATACGAAAATGAACCGGAAGAAAATCTACCAGTTGTATTTGATATTTTAAATTGTGATTTTGGTTGCTGTTCAGGTCCAGCAGTAGGTACCTCACATAGCGTTTTTTCTATGTATCATACTATGCATGATGTGCAGCATGATGTACAGAAGTTAAGAGCGAGCAAGCAAAGGCATGGAAAAGATCAGCAATACAAGCAATTTGATAAAGAGCTTTCAATACAAGATTTTTTAAGAACATATCCAACCGATTTCGTTGAACTCCAAGAGCTTACTGAAAACGAAATGGAACAAGTATTCCAATCAATGAGTAAGTTTAATGAAAACGAACGACATATTGATTGTCACGCATGTGGATATCGTTCTTGTTATGACATGGCAAAAGCTGTAGCAATGGGCCACAATGTTGCTGAAAACTGTATGCAAAAGGCAAGAATTGCTGCGGAATTAAATAACCAAAATGTTACACAAATGAATGAAGAAGTAATGAGTATTACTTTAAAATTACGAGAAATGAGCCAGATGTTGACTACGAATGTTCAAGCGGTAATAGATGAAGTTCAGCAAATTGATATTGTGAATGAAAAAAACAACGACGATATGAATACTGTATCAACTGATATTATTAAGCTAAGCGAGTTAACCAAACAAATTGATCAAGCAATTGTAAATATCAATGCCAGCGTGATGAGTTATAATACTATGACACATGCTGTTTCAAAGATTGCGAATCAAACAAATATTCTTTCATTAAATGCATCCATTGAAGCGGCACGTGTTGGAGTTGCTGGAAAAGGCTTCGCAGTTGTTGCAGAAGAGGTACGTAATTTAGCTGCAAATTCTAAAAAAGCGGTGAGCAGTGCTGAAATTTGTAATAAGCAAGTGCAAACTGCAATTGAAGATATTAACCACATAGTTGAGATTATCAACAAAACGGTAAATACATTACTTACAATGGTGAAAAGTATGTCTGAAAACATACATTATGTAAATGAAAGTGGAACATCAATCTTTCTATCGATAGGTGAAGTGAGCGATATATCCGAAAACGTTAACCAACTGATTTTACAAACAAACGAGATATTGAAGTAA
- a CDS encoding D-alanyl-D-alanine carboxypeptidase family protein encodes MEILKKIISLSITMIIVFTLFASSTVEAAYKLPFETNSKAIYMVNTDTNTVVYEKNKDEKIIPASLTKIMTTIIALETVKDLEGTIVTAPSYIYDEFFGLNVSTADIRQKEQVRMIDLLYAMILPSANEAASIVADYIGDGSIAQFVDMMNKKAKEIGAKNTVFKNPHGLMAQGQVTTAYDLYLITKYALSLPMFEKICTTTSYQMPATNKHSQPYNISHTNYMLSKVRGGSYYYPYAKGIKTGTLPEVGKNLISMASKDGYNYLLISLGAPEVDSSGKPLGKNGAFEDAQNLYKWALTSFKHQTIIKEGEVIEEAKVRLSSGQDYVSLLAKNDVTALLPSDVDATAIQKIPTILKDVRAPVKKGDVLGRLDLKLNDEIIQSVDLVAYQDIHRSLWKYSFDLVKRFLNNTIVRVLLIILLLLVLIFLVLKARYRKLQRLRAARSRYIRKMQK; translated from the coding sequence ATGGAAATATTAAAAAAAATAATTTCTTTATCAATAACTATGATTATTGTATTCACACTTTTTGCTTCATCTACTGTAGAAGCGGCTTATAAATTGCCTTTTGAAACAAACAGTAAAGCAATATATATGGTAAACACAGATACGAATACAGTAGTTTACGAAAAAAACAAAGATGAGAAAATTATACCGGCATCGCTTACTAAAATAATGACGACTATTATTGCACTTGAAACAGTTAAGGACTTAGAAGGTACGATTGTAACTGCACCTTCTTATATATATGATGAATTTTTTGGTCTGAATGTTTCTACTGCTGATATTCGTCAAAAGGAACAAGTTCGTATGATTGATTTGCTGTATGCAATGATATTACCATCCGCTAACGAAGCCGCTAGCATTGTTGCGGATTATATCGGTGATGGTAGTATTGCTCAATTTGTAGATATGATGAACAAAAAGGCAAAAGAAATCGGTGCTAAAAATACTGTTTTTAAAAATCCACACGGTCTCATGGCTCAAGGACAAGTTACAACTGCATATGATTTATATCTTATTACAAAATATGCGTTAAGCTTACCAATGTTTGAAAAAATATGTACTACTACTTCTTACCAAATGCCAGCAACAAATAAGCATAGTCAACCCTATAATATTAGTCATACGAACTATATGCTAAGTAAAGTTCGGGGTGGAAGTTATTATTATCCATATGCAAAGGGTATTAAAACCGGTACTCTTCCTGAAGTCGGAAAAAACCTGATTTCTATGGCTTCAAAAGATGGATACAATTATCTACTGATTTCGCTAGGCGCACCTGAAGTTGATTCCAGCGGAAAACCACTTGGCAAGAATGGCGCTTTTGAGGATGCACAAAACTTATACAAATGGGCATTAACATCTTTTAAGCATCAAACCATCATAAAAGAGGGCGAAGTCATTGAAGAGGCCAAAGTAAGGTTAAGCTCTGGACAAGACTATGTTTCTTTACTAGCTAAAAATGATGTGACTGCGTTACTTCCAAGTGATGTTGATGCTACAGCCATTCAAAAAATTCCAACCATATTAAAAGATGTTCGGGCTCCTGTTAAAAAAGGGGATGTGCTTGGCCGCTTAGATTTGAAATTAAACGATGAAATCATACAATCCGTTGATTTAGTCGCTTATCAAGATATTCATCGCAGCTTATGGAAATATAGTTTCGATCTTGTAAAACGCTTTTTAAATAATACTATCGTCAGAGTACTGTTAATCATTCTTTTACTTCTCGTTTTAATCTTCCTTGTTTTGAAAGCAAGGTATCGTAAACTGCAACGCTTACGTGCGGCAAGATCTCGTTATATAAGAAAAATGCAAAAATAA
- a CDS encoding ABC transporter ATP-binding protein yields MMKPNQKQKSPKKLKQSFTNIFKNNMYLVKIAWKEAPLYTFDILAQGMSNRIVVFIEHIYMIGFIINSIEMERPFLPVALFICSVLLFLICCNIWSNFLVAKIHPKATEKISKRLRLELYQKATTIDLECYDNPEFYNDFVWAMTDVAERVPLVLRSVSDLLGCIVGIIIVSGYFLSTDKVGLLLALFAFVGIVIIGGRSVKLKFNMETELKPLQRKRDYVNRVMYLNEFAKEIRLSKVKEKLYDDFGETIQGMDKIIRKRTKKLSVYWFILEYFFNFFIFDGIYLIYLLYQTIVRKVFHFGTMVRLYNSCGYLVDILMKFARVLPDFQKHSLYIEKISKFLDYDMKIQSGELAMEEPKCAKTLQLKNVTFSYQESMEPVLKNINLTIHKGEKVAFVGYNGAGKTTLVKLLMRLYDPTSGVISYGNENIQNYNVTEYRNSFATVFQDYQIFAASLAENITMDEVEIDYEKAAQKFNESGFMSKFEKLPLQFKTPLTKEFDDEGVNLSGGETQKVAISRALYQDAPIVILDEPSSALDPIAEYNLNNTMRNLDSEKTVIYISHRLSTTRMADRIYMLENGEIIEEGMHDELVKQQGKYAQMFELQSEKYR; encoded by the coding sequence ATGATGAAGCCTAATCAAAAGCAAAAAAGTCCAAAGAAGCTAAAGCAATCCTTTACAAATATTTTTAAAAATAATATGTATTTAGTAAAAATTGCGTGGAAAGAAGCACCACTATACACTTTTGATATTCTTGCACAAGGTATGTCAAATCGAATTGTTGTCTTTATTGAACATATTTATATGATAGGTTTTATTATCAATTCTATTGAAATGGAACGTCCGTTTTTACCTGTAGCTCTGTTTATTTGTAGCGTTTTACTTTTTTTAATATGCTGTAATATATGGAGCAACTTCTTAGTAGCCAAAATTCATCCAAAGGCTACTGAAAAAATCAGTAAACGGTTACGCTTAGAGCTTTATCAAAAGGCAACTACAATCGACTTGGAATGTTATGATAATCCGGAGTTCTATAACGATTTTGTATGGGCGATGACCGATGTTGCAGAACGAGTACCGTTGGTATTGCGCTCTGTATCAGATTTACTTGGTTGTATCGTTGGTATTATTATTGTAAGCGGATACTTTTTGTCAACAGATAAAGTTGGTCTTCTTTTAGCGTTATTTGCTTTTGTTGGTATTGTAATTATTGGGGGACGTTCTGTTAAGTTAAAATTTAATATGGAAACAGAACTAAAACCATTGCAGAGAAAACGTGATTATGTAAATCGTGTCATGTATTTAAATGAATTTGCAAAAGAAATCCGTTTGAGCAAAGTAAAAGAAAAATTATATGATGACTTCGGTGAAACCATTCAAGGAATGGATAAAATTATCCGTAAGAGAACGAAGAAACTATCCGTTTATTGGTTTATACTTGAATATTTCTTTAATTTCTTTATCTTTGATGGGATTTATCTCATTTACTTGCTATATCAAACGATTGTAAGAAAAGTATTTCATTTTGGCACAATGGTAAGGCTTTATAATTCTTGCGGATATTTAGTTGATATATTGATGAAGTTTGCAAGAGTGCTTCCTGATTTTCAAAAACATAGCCTATACATCGAAAAAATCAGTAAATTCTTGGATTATGATATGAAGATTCAATCCGGTGAGCTTGCTATGGAAGAGCCAAAATGTGCAAAGACGTTACAGCTTAAAAATGTAACCTTTTCCTATCAAGAATCTATGGAGCCTGTATTGAAAAATATTAATTTAACAATACATAAAGGTGAAAAAGTAGCATTCGTTGGATATAATGGAGCAGGAAAAACCACGTTAGTTAAGTTGTTAATGCGATTATATGATCCGACAAGCGGTGTGATTAGCTATGGTAATGAAAATATTCAAAACTATAATGTTACTGAATATCGAAATTCTTTCGCAACGGTATTCCAAGATTATCAAATTTTTGCTGCATCCTTAGCTGAAAACATAACGATGGATGAAGTAGAAATTGATTATGAAAAAGCAGCTCAAAAATTTAATGAGAGCGGATTTATGTCAAAGTTTGAAAAACTTCCGTTACAGTTTAAAACTCCTCTTACAAAAGAGTTTGATGATGAGGGCGTGAATTTATCCGGTGGTGAAACTCAAAAAGTTGCAATCAGCCGTGCGTTATATCAAGATGCACCAATTGTAATATTGGATGAACCATCCAGCGCATTAGATCCAATTGCCGAATATAACCTCAACAATACTATGCGAAATTTGGATTCAGAAAAAACAGTAATCTACATTTCACATCGTCTTTCCACTACTAGAATGGCAGACCGAATCTATATGTTGGAAAACGGTGAAATCATTGAAGAGGGAATGCACGATGAGCTTGTAAAACAACAAGGAAAGTATGCACAGATGTTTGAATTGCAATCTGAAAAGTATCGGTAG
- a CDS encoding ABC transporter ATP-binding protein: protein MSDKKEKKVKSVKGFMNNFYMMKLVWKISPSRVVLKLLNDFCGFASWAFFTVVFMKYIFGAAEIQRSFQEIVTFIVVTQLILVVILLFQAWFNEYYSLVTDQKIYYHLNKMLFEKATSVDMSCYENPQFYDNYTKATTEVFTRAQSVLDNMGIIFASFFSSVFVIYTMFSVNVWAGFFTFLPVIGNFVFGKIANKYYYKREMDNVPYKRRQDYVNRAVYLQKYSKEMRLTNIFNVLHNTYETAYNGIIQNVEKYWKKLFPIESVKSCICFPIVFEGLWLFAAFSAMVTKTILIGDFVILASAIVSTTWMLIRLTEGIVKSYKDGLYIENLKTFLNYKEKISENQTGDKVESIVHTLEFKDVSFRYDGSEIDVLSHVNFKVTAGQKIALVGHNGAGKTTLVKLIMRLYDPTQGEILLNGKNVKEYDIQAYRELIGTTFQDYQIFSMTVLENVIMSKIETEEQRERAVEALKESGVYDKIESLSNKADTILTREFDDEGAVLSGGQAQKVAVARAFAKDSPIMILDEPSSALDPVAEYEMYETIMKLCDRSKGNQKKLSIIISHRLSSAAMADYIYLLENGTVIEEGTHQSLMRQGEVYADMFIKQAESYLQEVVYDEA, encoded by the coding sequence ATGTCTGATAAAAAAGAGAAAAAGGTCAAATCTGTAAAAGGTTTCATGAATAATTTTTATATGATGAAACTGGTTTGGAAAATCAGTCCATCACGAGTGGTATTAAAATTATTAAATGACTTTTGTGGGTTTGCATCTTGGGCGTTCTTTACAGTTGTATTTATGAAATACATATTTGGAGCGGCCGAAATTCAACGCTCGTTTCAAGAAATTGTAACTTTTATAGTAGTAACCCAACTAATATTAGTTGTAATTTTATTGTTTCAAGCATGGTTTAATGAGTATTATTCATTAGTAACAGACCAAAAAATATATTATCATTTGAATAAAATGCTATTTGAAAAAGCAACATCGGTCGATATGTCTTGTTATGAAAATCCGCAATTTTATGATAATTATACTAAGGCTACAACAGAGGTATTTACTCGTGCACAATCAGTCTTAGATAATATGGGAATTATTTTTGCATCGTTTTTTTCTTCTGTTTTTGTAATTTACACAATGTTTTCTGTTAACGTTTGGGCAGGCTTTTTTACTTTTCTGCCTGTTATCGGAAATTTTGTTTTCGGTAAAATTGCAAATAAGTATTATTATAAACGTGAAATGGATAATGTACCATATAAAAGAAGGCAAGATTATGTCAATCGTGCGGTATACTTGCAAAAGTATTCAAAAGAAATGCGGTTAACTAATATTTTTAATGTATTACATAACACCTACGAAACAGCATATAACGGAATCATTCAAAATGTTGAAAAGTATTGGAAAAAGCTGTTTCCCATTGAAAGCGTAAAAAGTTGCATATGCTTTCCTATTGTATTTGAAGGATTATGGTTGTTTGCAGCATTTAGTGCGATGGTAACGAAAACGATTTTGATTGGTGACTTTGTTATTCTTGCCAGTGCAATTGTAAGTACAACATGGATGTTAATTCGCTTAACAGAAGGTATTGTTAAAAGTTATAAGGACGGCTTGTATATTGAAAATTTAAAAACATTTTTGAATTACAAAGAAAAAATAAGTGAAAATCAAACGGGTGATAAGGTTGAATCTATTGTCCATACTTTGGAATTTAAAGATGTATCTTTCCGTTATGATGGTAGCGAGATTGATGTATTAAGCCATGTGAATTTCAAAGTTACAGCAGGTCAAAAAATTGCACTAGTCGGTCATAATGGTGCTGGTAAAACAACATTGGTAAAACTGATTATGCGATTATATGATCCAACTCAAGGCGAAATATTGCTGAATGGTAAAAATGTTAAAGAATATGATATCCAAGCATACAGAGAGTTAATCGGAACGACATTCCAAGACTATCAAATTTTTTCTATGACTGTTTTAGAAAATGTTATTATGTCTAAAATTGAAACAGAAGAGCAGCGTGAAAGAGCAGTTGAAGCTTTAAAAGAAAGCGGAGTTTATGATAAAATTGAATCCTTGTCTAATAAAGCAGATACAATTTTAACACGTGAATTTGATGATGAGGGTGCTGTTTTGTCAGGCGGTCAAGCACAAAAGGTAGCTGTTGCCAGAGCATTTGCAAAAGATAGCCCAATTATGATATTGGATGAGCCATCCAGCGCATTAGATCCGGTTGCAGAATATGAAATGTATGAAACGATAATGAAACTTTGTGATCGGTCAAAAGGAAATCAAAAGAAGCTTTCTATTATTATTTCTCATCGACTATCTTCGGCGGCAATGGCAGATTATATTTATCTATTGGAAAATGGTACTGTAATTGAAGAAGGCACTCACCAGTCTTTGATGCGTCAAGGCGAAGTTTATGCAGATATGTTTATTAAACAAGCCGAAAGTTACTTGCAGGAGGTGGTGTATGATGAAGCCTAA